The following proteins are co-located in the Sulfurospirillum deleyianum DSM 6946 genome:
- a CDS encoding D-amino-acid transaminase — MENIVFLNGDFCKAEDAKISIFDRGFIFGDGIYEVVPVINGKVIDKAPFYERFEASLKKISLASPFCRAELDAILDVLIAKNEIVEGGIYMQVTRGVAPREFFFPENTPPTFMAFTFKKNIINNPLATTGVKVASVTDIRWKRRDIKSTSLLGQVLAKEEVHQKGVYEGWMVEDGMVTEGTSSAAFIVKDGVIITRPLSNAILPSIRRKLLLEHTKEHGIKVEERLFSIEEALNADEAFMASATTFVLPIIEIDGKPIGNGKPGPMAKKLREMYVEAALKEANESK, encoded by the coding sequence ATGGAGAATATTGTATTTCTAAACGGTGATTTTTGTAAGGCAGAAGATGCCAAGATTTCTATTTTTGATAGAGGATTTATTTTTGGTGATGGTATTTATGAAGTGGTACCTGTTATTAACGGTAAAGTGATAGACAAAGCTCCTTTTTATGAGCGTTTTGAAGCGAGTTTGAAGAAAATTAGCCTTGCATCGCCTTTTTGCAGAGCAGAACTTGATGCCATTTTAGATGTTCTCATCGCTAAAAATGAAATTGTTGAAGGTGGCATTTATATGCAAGTAACACGTGGTGTTGCTCCTCGTGAATTTTTCTTTCCTGAAAACACACCTCCTACATTTATGGCGTTTACCTTTAAAAAGAACATTATCAACAACCCTCTAGCAACCACTGGTGTAAAAGTCGCTAGTGTGACAGATATTAGATGGAAACGCCGTGACATCAAGTCTACTTCCCTTTTAGGTCAAGTCTTAGCCAAAGAAGAAGTCCACCAAAAAGGCGTCTATGAAGGGTGGATGGTTGAAGATGGCATGGTGACTGAGGGAACTTCTTCTGCGGCGTTTATCGTGAAAGATGGCGTGATTATCACCCGCCCGCTTTCTAATGCTATTTTGCCGAGTATTCGAAGAAAACTTTTACTCGAACACACTAAAGAGCATGGCATCAAAGTGGAAGAGCGTCTCTTTAGCATTGAAGAAGCACTTAATGCGGATGAAGCGTTTATGGCAAGTGCGACGACGTTTGTTTTACCGATTATTGAGATTGATGGCAAGCCTATTGGCAATGGAAAACCAGGTCCTATGGCAAAAAAACTGCGTGAAATGTATGTAGAAGCAGCCCTTAAAGAAGCTAACGAAAGTAAGTAA
- a CDS encoding GGDEF domain-containing protein, which produces MVTLFVKMQHLVDRIVSHSPVTNKEDLARLNHYVWITFLMVPLSLGAALFNIYLEHLFLSSYLIIFCVYLIGSLFIIPSTHKVYQIYYSVILFFTILFLYLLYHSYQDRSLILWLFTYPLGIIFLLGSRTGFMFSTLFLGIILSLFIFVEHIHTLYSFSFQMRFSIIYLTISFIASWIEYHRSRYEQESFQTQEALLKEQALLKKEIQRRIVLEEELQHLAQTDILTSLFNRRHFLTLAQQEIIKALRYEHSLCFAVLDIDFFKRINDTLGHPVGDIVVSTLARHLKHSIRQSDIVARIGGEEFAFLLLHVNEEQARAKMERLRQEISECIIEYGVDKTLSVTVSIGLAMLQPPIQTLDELYMKADQKLYEAKKAGRNCIR; this is translated from the coding sequence ATGGTCACGCTTTTTGTCAAAATGCAACACCTTGTTGACCGTATTGTTTCTCATTCTCCTGTCACTAACAAAGAGGATTTGGCACGATTAAACCATTATGTGTGGATTACATTTTTGATGGTGCCTTTATCGCTTGGAGCGGCTCTTTTTAATATCTACTTGGAACATCTTTTTTTATCTTCTTATTTGATTATTTTTTGTGTTTATCTGATTGGTTCACTGTTTATTATTCCCTCCACCCACAAAGTCTATCAGATTTACTACTCTGTCATTCTCTTTTTCACTATTTTATTTTTGTATTTGCTTTACCATTCATATCAAGACCGCTCTCTTATTTTATGGCTTTTTACCTATCCTTTAGGCATCATTTTTTTACTGGGAAGTCGTACAGGTTTTATGTTTAGTACGCTGTTTTTAGGCATTATTCTTAGCTTATTTATCTTCGTTGAACATATTCATACGCTTTATTCTTTCTCTTTTCAAATGCGTTTTTCTATTATTTATTTAACGATCTCTTTTATTGCTAGTTGGATTGAGTATCATCGTTCACGTTATGAACAAGAATCTTTTCAAACTCAAGAAGCGCTTTTAAAAGAACAAGCACTGCTCAAAAAAGAGATTCAAAGGCGTATTGTGCTTGAAGAAGAACTCCAGCACCTCGCCCAAACCGACATCCTCACTTCTTTGTTTAACCGCAGGCATTTTTTAACTTTAGCGCAACAAGAGATCATCAAAGCTCTGCGTTATGAACATTCTCTCTGTTTTGCTGTTTTGGATATTGACTTTTTTAAGCGCATCAATGACACGCTAGGGCATCCTGTGGGGGATATTGTGGTTAGCACCCTCGCACGCCATTTAAAACACAGTATCCGTCAAAGCGATATTGTCGCACGCATTGGAGGTGAAGAGTTTGCCTTTTTACTCTTACATGTAAACGAAGAACAAGCCAGAGCGAAGATGGAGCGTTTGCGTCAAGAGATTAGTGAATGTATCATCGAATACGGAGTGGATAAAACTTTGAGTGTTACCGTAAGTATTGGACTTGCGATGTTACAACCACCAATACAAACCCTTGATGAACTTTATATGAAAGCCGATCAAAAACTCTACGAAGCTAAAAAAGCAGGACGCAACTGCATACGTTAA
- a CDS encoding M48 family metallopeptidase, with translation MPKLTYIAHYPEHLKAQIRTLIEEEKLGKYLLLKYPTTHSLTSDKALYAYVMELRTAFLRKSEPITKVLYDGKISDINDALGLHRITIKNHGGRLRSKSEIRVASVFKTAPEAFLKMICVHELSHLKEREHNKAFYALCEKMEPSYHQLEFDVRIYLTHLELFGKLYM, from the coding sequence ATGCCAAAGTTAACCTATATTGCCCATTATCCAGAACATTTAAAAGCGCAGATTCGTACGTTGATAGAAGAAGAAAAATTGGGAAAATACCTGCTCTTAAAGTATCCAACGACACATTCACTCACCAGCGATAAAGCACTTTATGCTTACGTGATGGAACTTCGCACAGCTTTTTTACGTAAAAGTGAACCCATAACCAAAGTGCTTTATGACGGTAAAATCAGCGACATCAACGATGCTCTAGGTTTGCACCGCATTACCATCAAAAACCACGGAGGCAGGCTTCGTAGTAAAAGCGAGATTCGGGTGGCAAGTGTGTTTAAAACAGCCCCTGAAGCCTTTTTAAAGATGATATGTGTCCATGAACTCTCCCATCTCAAAGAGAGAGAACACAACAAAGCCTTTTACGCTTTGTGTGAAAAAATGGAGCCAAGCTACCATCAATTAGAGTTTGATGTCAGGATTTATCTCACGCATTTGGAGTTATTTGGAAAGCTTTACATGTAA
- a CDS encoding CHAD domain-containing protein yields the protein MSKYIKMLREYSVQSFLQIRFEQLYGNIQTQLHTFMAIGDEEALHQYRVAIRSMRSLCQSFEAFIEEMHFKALNKALKSLQKESNAMRERDVFLGYLQTLVPLKHEDFHALVSLKERLSQEKEEAYTSFCGDDITRQKNLLSIQHYVKDATFYKASSTQSLIKPLYTIIKQLLKKIIKNSSSLDIYDKPKKFHALRLGYKTLRYVLEFAHVKQSAKKSKMMQNKFGLVQDTYNYCILLKRYAPSNSSFFYATLSSLEKDLQTYKRLCLQKENLKTLQNMKQKLKKIFTCKKG from the coding sequence ATGTCAAAGTATATAAAGATGTTACGAGAGTATAGTGTTCAATCTTTCTTGCAGATTCGATTTGAACAACTTTATGGGAACATACAAACGCAGTTACATACCTTTATGGCAATTGGCGATGAGGAAGCTTTACATCAGTACCGTGTGGCGATTCGCTCCATGCGCTCTTTATGTCAGAGTTTTGAGGCGTTTATTGAAGAAATGCATTTTAAAGCTTTAAACAAGGCGTTAAAAAGCTTACAAAAAGAGAGCAATGCGATGCGTGAGCGTGATGTTTTTTTAGGCTACCTTCAAACATTAGTACCGCTAAAGCATGAAGATTTTCATGCTTTAGTATCTTTAAAAGAGCGTCTTTCTCAAGAAAAAGAAGAGGCGTATACCTCTTTTTGTGGAGACGATATAACAAGACAAAAAAATCTTTTAAGTATTCAGCACTATGTCAAAGATGCTACATTTTACAAGGCATCTTCTACGCAAAGTTTAATCAAGCCACTCTATACGATTATAAAACAATTACTGAAAAAAATCATTAAGAACTCTTCTTCCTTAGATATCTATGACAAGCCTAAAAAATTTCATGCTTTGCGCCTTGGTTACAAAACATTGCGCTATGTTCTTGAGTTCGCTCATGTAAAGCAGAGCGCTAAAAAATCTAAAATGATGCAAAATAAGTTTGGTTTGGTACAAGATACCTATAATTACTGCATCCTCCTAAAACGATATGCTCCATCCAATTCTTCTTTTTTTTATGCTACGCTTAGCTCTTTAGAAAAGGATTTGCAAACCTATAAGCGTTTATGCCTTCAAAAAGAAAATCTTAAAACGCTTCAAAATATGAAACAAAAACTAAAAAAAATCTTTACATGTAAAAAGGGATAG
- a CDS encoding MAC/perforin domain-containing protein, whose translation MGEVLQTVASRDMVLPNASKLVETAFLGYGYDVTGLYCHPNGVRANVIDMPRLLEEKPERFEKKIGTSSDTKVVVAENAMEYCSKLTAKLAVDASYKKVFSGALSLKFDYANSCSSKYSFGSFFLIMRKASLSLVVDANDLKPYVKAQFLEDVQTKSCETLIRLYGTHLMSNITLGGRLEVLCRSIVEDERKEYSIEVGVKASVKKIVNVSSELSYDESVVSKNKELTVNIETIGGDPSKCMIDSFDYTKASSELKSDFSAWQNSLNDENMTLVDMAKGSLISIADLIPNDAVYASKKEALVLAIDRYLQENQFSMVDAPKPLYRYFSPYMDDHFYTMNWNELKFGNGNYSFERIECLIYDLKVPHSIPLYRYYSEQEGDHLYSTRWSELKNGDKGYVFEGICGYVFPDASSDKRLVPLHRYVHVGKTRGKEMRMDHFYTLNPSDVAGGGWIDEGVIGYVLPPLKD comes from the coding sequence ATGGGTGAAGTTTTACAAACCGTTGCAAGCAGAGATATGGTTTTACCAAATGCTTCCAAGCTTGTTGAAACAGCTTTTTTGGGTTATGGTTATGATGTGACAGGGCTTTATTGTCATCCCAATGGTGTACGTGCCAATGTGATTGATATGCCTCGTTTGTTGGAAGAAAAGCCAGAGAGATTTGAGAAAAAAATTGGAACGAGCTCGGATACGAAGGTTGTGGTTGCTGAAAATGCTATGGAGTACTGCTCTAAGCTCACAGCAAAATTAGCAGTAGATGCATCTTATAAAAAAGTCTTTTCAGGCGCATTGTCTTTAAAATTTGATTATGCCAATAGTTGCTCTTCCAAATACTCTTTTGGTAGTTTTTTCCTCATTATGCGTAAAGCAAGTCTCTCTTTGGTTGTTGATGCCAATGATTTAAAGCCCTATGTCAAAGCGCAGTTCTTAGAAGATGTGCAGACAAAATCGTGCGAAACACTGATTCGTCTCTATGGTACACACTTGATGAGTAACATTACCTTAGGGGGACGACTGGAGGTTTTGTGCCGTTCTATTGTAGAAGATGAGCGTAAAGAGTACTCCATTGAAGTGGGTGTGAAAGCATCGGTTAAAAAAATTGTCAATGTCTCCTCGGAGCTGAGTTACGATGAGAGTGTTGTTTCAAAAAATAAAGAATTAACCGTCAATATTGAAACTATTGGAGGTGATCCTTCTAAATGTATGATTGATTCGTTTGATTATACAAAGGCAAGCAGTGAACTTAAGAGTGATTTTTCCGCATGGCAAAATAGTCTCAACGATGAGAACATGACCTTAGTTGATATGGCAAAAGGCTCTTTAATCTCGATTGCAGATCTTATTCCTAATGATGCTGTGTATGCAAGTAAAAAAGAAGCACTCGTTCTTGCTATTGATCGTTATCTTCAAGAGAATCAATTTTCAATGGTGGATGCCCCAAAACCACTCTATCGCTATTTTTCGCCTTACATGGATGACCATTTTTATACGATGAATTGGAATGAACTTAAATTTGGCAATGGCAATTACAGTTTTGAACGCATTGAGTGTTTGATTTATGATTTAAAAGTGCCTCATTCTATTCCACTGTATCGCTATTATAGTGAACAAGAGGGTGATCATCTGTATAGCACGAGATGGAGTGAGCTTAAAAATGGTGATAAAGGGTATGTTTTTGAGGGCATTTGTGGGTATGTTTTTCCTGATGCCAGTAGTGATAAACGACTCGTTCCCCTCCATCGATACGTGCATGTAGGTAAAACACGAGGTAAAGAGATGCGAATGGATCATTTTTACACGCTGAATCCTTCGGATGTAGCAGGTGGAGGATGGATTGATGAGGGAGTTATTGGGTATGTGTTACCGCCGCTAAAAGACTGA
- a CDS encoding MotA/TolQ/ExbB proton channel family protein, which produces MHQKMDTMLKDLSALESKEENCALVYAKLIALPTLAYLYFLLGYVGVLHFAVGTHSIVLIGLIFIVALVFAKHNGEFGMCQFKRLKQSFQTELNSYIHKNLMRIGEMEKSNASFDNFMDDYAKNIRNDNYASIAAGVFPTMGILGTFISIALTLPDFSSQTSSALEQEISVLLSGVGTAFYVSIYGILLSLWWLFFEKRGLSHFDREVQRIKSASASLFWTKEEIEQAYLKENLQHFENIGKMFERLSSSDFFERLGRTIEGKFSLFDEMLKLEGEAVKKSAEHFKTGMEMLAHSSEKQRNLVQLHNEMLSKLDTFNANTTSLHVKMQEANEEMLATQQELLRSLKESTLTRVETEPNLEVESLKESLKIIDAETEEIIHKMDALRS; this is translated from the coding sequence ATGCATCAAAAAATGGATACCATGCTTAAAGATTTAAGCGCTTTGGAGAGTAAAGAAGAGAACTGTGCGCTCGTTTACGCCAAACTCATTGCCCTACCCACTCTTGCTTATCTCTACTTTCTTTTAGGCTATGTGGGTGTTCTTCACTTTGCTGTGGGGACACATAGTATTGTGCTCATTGGACTTATTTTTATCGTGGCTTTGGTCTTTGCCAAACACAATGGCGAGTTTGGTATGTGCCAATTTAAACGCCTCAAACAGAGCTTTCAGACCGAACTCAACAGCTACATTCATAAAAATCTGATGCGTATTGGCGAGATGGAAAAATCCAATGCCAGTTTTGATAATTTTATGGACGATTATGCCAAAAATATCCGCAACGATAACTACGCTTCCATCGCCGCTGGGGTTTTCCCAACAATGGGTATTTTAGGAACGTTTATTTCTATTGCTCTTACTTTGCCCGATTTTTCTTCGCAAACCTCTAGTGCGCTAGAACAAGAAATTTCCGTGCTTTTAAGCGGAGTAGGCACAGCGTTTTATGTCTCTATTTACGGTATTTTGCTCTCGTTGTGGTGGCTCTTTTTTGAAAAGCGGGGCTTAAGTCATTTTGATAGAGAAGTTCAGCGCATTAAGAGCGCTTCGGCTTCACTTTTTTGGACGAAAGAGGAGATAGAACAAGCCTACCTCAAAGAAAATTTACAACACTTTGAGAACATTGGCAAGATGTTTGAACGTCTAAGTTCTAGCGACTTTTTTGAACGCTTAGGTCGCACCATCGAGGGTAAATTTAGCCTGTTTGATGAAATGCTCAAACTTGAAGGCGAAGCGGTTAAAAAGAGTGCAGAGCATTTTAAGACGGGCATGGAAATGTTGGCACATTCAAGCGAAAAACAGCGCAATTTAGTACAACTTCACAATGAAATGCTGAGCAAACTAGACACCTTCAACGCCAACACCACATCTTTACATGTAAAGATGCAAGAGGCAAACGAAGAGATGTTAGCCACCCAACAAGAACTGCTTCGCTCCTTAAAAGAGAGTACACTCACCCGTGTGGAAACCGAACCCAATCTTGAAGTCGAATCGCTCAAAGAGAGTCTAAAAATCATTGATGCGGAGACGGAGGAGATTATTCATAAAATGGATGCGCTACGCTCATGA
- a CDS encoding OmpA family protein produces the protein MRQLHSKSSDQTFWVSYADLMAGLLFVFILLIGAIIIKYVYAQSDLSAIKTDLDAQKKALVMSEEELAQKKRDVARISDKLIASEQKTLELTTLQARLQEELSKLKSDVILSEESLLAARALLAEKGKALEENDAKLELSAKEIESLKRLLLEVENERDESKGALMVTQNELSNTSNTLKLKQGELALLSQKLLDTSTAHQRLVEDLNITKVRIKNLTGIRIKVVQELKSKLGQKINIDPNSGAIRLPSGILFDVGSYELKPEAKKQLKETLQPYLEVLLNDADIRDNIDHIMIEGHTDSDGSYMNNLDLSQKRAYAVMAFIYSWDESKNALLQRYISAIGRSYSDRIFKNGLEDKNASRRIEIKFSLSNKKAIQEIETFLERKE, from the coding sequence ATGAGACAACTTCATTCAAAAAGCAGTGACCAGACCTTTTGGGTTTCGTATGCGGACTTAATGGCAGGTTTGTTGTTTGTTTTTATTTTACTCATTGGGGCGATTATTATCAAATACGTCTATGCTCAAAGCGATTTAAGTGCCATTAAAACCGACCTTGACGCTCAGAAAAAAGCCTTGGTGATGAGTGAAGAAGAACTCGCACAAAAGAAACGAGATGTCGCACGTATCAGCGATAAACTGATTGCCTCAGAGCAAAAAACCTTAGAGCTCACCACGCTTCAAGCCCGTTTGCAAGAGGAGCTTTCAAAGCTCAAAAGCGATGTTATCCTCTCGGAAGAGTCCTTACTTGCCGCACGTGCACTCTTAGCCGAAAAAGGCAAAGCTCTTGAGGAAAATGATGCAAAGTTAGAACTCAGCGCTAAAGAGATAGAGAGCCTCAAACGCCTACTTTTAGAGGTTGAAAACGAGCGAGATGAGAGCAAGGGAGCGTTGATGGTTACACAAAATGAGCTAAGCAACACCAGCAATACCCTTAAGCTCAAACAAGGTGAACTTGCCCTGCTCTCCCAAAAACTCTTAGATACGAGCACTGCACACCAGCGTTTGGTAGAGGATTTGAATATCACCAAAGTACGGATTAAAAACCTGACAGGCATTCGCATTAAAGTGGTGCAAGAGTTAAAATCAAAGCTAGGGCAAAAAATCAACATCGACCCCAACAGCGGTGCGATTCGTTTACCCTCAGGCATTTTGTTTGATGTAGGCTCGTATGAGCTTAAACCTGAGGCAAAAAAACAGCTCAAAGAGACCTTACAGCCTTACTTAGAGGTGCTTTTAAACGATGCGGATATCAGGGATAACATTGACCATATTATGATTGAAGGTCATACCGATTCGGATGGAAGTTACATGAATAATCTTGATTTATCGCAAAAAAGAGCCTATGCGGTCATGGCGTTTATCTACTCATGGGATGAGAGCAAAAATGCCCTTTTGCAACGCTACATCAGTGCCATTGGACGCTCTTATAGCGATAGAATCTTTAAAAATGGACTAGAAGATAAAAACGCTTCACGCCGTATTGAGATTAAATTTAGCCTCTCCAATAAAAAAGCTATTCAAGAGATAGAGACCTTTTTAGAGCGTAAAGAGTAA
- a CDS encoding AI-2E family transporter, whose product MKNNTFLIWLSIATLCVLIWLFAPFLKSLGVALLLALTMAPLQRFLLKLLTQKTSLSTAKKNLFSAALMTLFLSLIIFLPLSLFFFQLFQHPTTIIETIRTFDSQIHLDITLLPSYLSWAKEPFETLIMLSNMHKDEIIALLSKWLGSGLKTFLGMLSEMVMIIVFFFFFNLYGRSLFLFLIPIVPLSRTIKRQFISEMSITLSVVFYTLLGVMVTQGLAFGLFIAFFDGYNALLLGFLAGISSVIPIVGTALVWIPVAISEYWQGDVMNAVIIALYSWAMMAFFIDNIVKLLMLNYVNRSMNGGEVRTNEFIIFFSIVAGLGAFGFWGFIIGPALVALAISVLKTLRKIHKPRA is encoded by the coding sequence ATGAAAAATAACACCTTTCTCATTTGGCTCAGTATTGCTACATTATGTGTGCTCATTTGGCTCTTTGCTCCGTTTCTTAAAAGCTTAGGCGTGGCTCTTTTACTCGCCCTTACTATGGCACCGCTTCAACGTTTTCTTTTAAAACTATTGACGCAAAAAACCTCACTCTCCACCGCAAAAAAGAACCTGTTTAGTGCGGCGTTAATGACACTCTTTTTATCCCTTATCATCTTTTTACCTCTAAGTCTTTTTTTCTTCCAACTCTTTCAACACCCAACAACCATCATTGAAACGATTCGGACGTTTGATAGCCAAATTCATTTAGATATCACTTTACTGCCTTCTTATCTCTCGTGGGCAAAAGAGCCTTTTGAAACGCTGATTATGCTCTCAAACATGCACAAAGATGAGATTATAGCCTTACTTTCTAAGTGGCTAGGCAGTGGGCTTAAAACCTTTTTGGGAATGCTAAGTGAAATGGTGATGATTATCGTCTTTTTCTTCTTTTTTAACCTCTATGGGCGTTCTTTATTTCTCTTCTTAATACCTATCGTTCCTCTCTCTCGTACCATTAAACGCCAATTTATCTCTGAGATGAGCATTACGCTTTCCGTCGTTTTTTACACCCTTTTAGGAGTTATGGTAACGCAAGGCTTAGCATTTGGGCTTTTTATCGCTTTTTTCGATGGCTATAATGCTCTCTTGCTTGGATTTTTAGCCGGTATAAGCTCGGTGATTCCCATTGTCGGAACAGCGCTTGTGTGGATACCTGTAGCGATTAGTGAGTATTGGCAAGGGGATGTGATGAATGCGGTCATTATTGCCCTCTATTCATGGGCGATGATGGCATTTTTTATTGATAACATCGTCAAACTGCTCATGTTAAACTATGTCAATCGCTCGATGAATGGAGGCGAAGTACGCACCAATGAGTTTATTATTTTCTTCTCCATTGTCGCAGGTCTTGGAGCGTTTGGCTTTTGGGGATTTATTATAGGACCAGCCCTCGTTGCCCTTGCGATTAGTGTTTTAAAAACCCTTCGAAAAATTCATAAACCTAGAGCGTAA
- a CDS encoding DUF4857 domain-containing protein: MRVSLPKLALFFLVVFVLSSFIPTVYNRATRVDRFSLSGDFSPLLKSFIIWENSPDEMFFKTQKGELLEKAEAHKNMPFIFSSNVNKWGGFPLHVDNQTFSYEEAKRNSQRMQLSPRYVFSKPMPLQILFENTPFGTQFPLPKDVVIFKEKGLEFTTMSDGVVDAAKSLKFTKALSDAGLTFPIAYVATNPTPLKSFDEGMMLMDAKHKLFQLKMLNNEPFVRDMKINLPEKPLYMTLEENSRKLYYGLIATSSNVYIYTYNHELIELPLKGYEPKKHAVVIRMSPLYQSLIQTDISDKNVPVEYIATDTAFKPFSFYQQRFPESIVETLALNEKGLSFLTPLRLKQFSNTEGGIVFDMSLAEDKLFMGLGILLALFIYVGYSRFKHKAINALSMLLIALFGLPALIAILVFGDVSQYARKREN; encoded by the coding sequence ATGAGAGTGAGTCTGCCTAAATTAGCACTCTTTTTTCTGGTTGTTTTTGTCCTCTCCTCGTTCATTCCTACGGTGTACAACCGTGCGACACGGGTGGATCGTTTTAGTTTGAGTGGCGATTTTAGTCCGCTTTTGAAGTCGTTTATTATTTGGGAAAATAGCCCTGATGAGATGTTCTTTAAAACGCAAAAGGGCGAACTCCTTGAGAAAGCAGAGGCGCATAAAAACATGCCGTTTATCTTCTCTAGCAATGTCAATAAATGGGGCGGTTTTCCTTTACATGTAGACAATCAAACCTTTAGTTACGAAGAGGCAAAACGAAACTCACAACGGATGCAACTCTCCCCTCGTTATGTCTTCTCAAAGCCGATGCCGTTGCAGATTTTATTTGAAAATACCCCTTTTGGAACGCAATTTCCTCTGCCAAAAGATGTGGTCATTTTTAAAGAAAAAGGACTTGAATTTACAACCATGAGTGATGGTGTGGTGGATGCAGCAAAATCGCTAAAATTTACCAAAGCCTTAAGTGATGCGGGACTGACATTTCCCATTGCTTACGTTGCCACCAATCCAACGCCTCTTAAATCCTTTGATGAGGGCATGATGCTCATGGATGCAAAGCACAAGCTTTTCCAACTTAAAATGCTCAACAATGAGCCTTTCGTGCGTGATATGAAGATAAATCTTCCTGAAAAACCACTCTATATGACCTTAGAAGAGAATTCTAGGAAGCTCTATTATGGGTTGATTGCAACCTCTTCAAATGTCTATATCTACACCTATAATCATGAGCTGATTGAGCTGCCTTTGAAAGGGTATGAGCCTAAAAAACACGCTGTGGTGATTCGTATGAGTCCTCTCTATCAGAGTTTGATTCAAACCGATATTAGCGATAAAAATGTTCCTGTGGAGTACATTGCCACTGATACAGCGTTTAAACCCTTCTCGTTTTATCAGCAACGTTTTCCTGAGTCTATTGTGGAGACTTTAGCATTGAACGAAAAAGGACTCTCCTTTTTAACACCCCTGCGTCTTAAACAGTTTTCAAATACCGAGGGTGGCATTGTTTTTGATATGAGTCTGGCAGAAGATAAGCTCTTTATGGGATTAGGTATTCTCTTAGCGCTCTTCATATATGTGGGGTATAGTCGCTTCAAGCACAAAGCCATCAACGCGCTTTCCATGCTCTTGATTGCACTCTTTGGTTTGCCAGCACTCATCGCTATTTTGGTGTTTGGGGATGTGAGTCAATACGCTCGCAAAAGAGAAAACTAA